Proteins encoded together in one Planctomycetaceae bacterium window:
- a CDS encoding choice-of-anchor E domain-containing protein yields MVRRVITICVLMVVLSSVSAFGAVYSQVQSFAGTPNINNTFTFNQFNTSLGTLTGIQITLTVNSQGGIYVLDNDSDSAATGTFEFGAMGSMSSTDVILLNSMFASIPGNVGAYQTQTFSLAADNGDGIGNLDSTGPDGMAYIGHSESGSGTGTVSNMLWSMGTKGFLGTGTYNILCNIMQWSNLTSTGGVEYSVTPVTASGSVQVSYIYDAIPEPATLVILALGALIPMKKRFRKA; encoded by the coding sequence ATGGTAAGAAGAGTTATAACAATTTGTGTATTAATGGTCGTTTTAAGTTCAGTATCAGCGTTTGGGGCGGTATATTCACAGGTTCAGAGTTTCGCCGGCACTCCGAACATCAACAACACATTTACATTTAATCAGTTCAACACTTCTTTGGGAACATTAACCGGAATTCAGATTACATTAACGGTAAATTCCCAGGGCGGCATATATGTGCTTGATAACGATAGCGATTCAGCCGCAACCGGCACATTTGAATTCGGCGCAATGGGCAGCATGTCTTCGACTGATGTGATATTACTAAATTCGATGTTCGCTTCAATCCCCGGCAATGTCGGCGCGTATCAGACGCAGACGTTTTCACTTGCCGCGGATAATGGCGACGGCATTGGCAATTTGGATTCAACTGGCCCGGACGGAATGGCATATATCGGCCATAGCGAAAGCGGCTCCGGCACAGGAACTGTATCGAATATGTTATGGTCAATGGGTACCAAAGGTTTCCTCGGAACAGGCACATACAATATTCTTTGCAACATTATGCAGTGGTCGAACTTAACCAGTACCGGCGGCGTAGAATATTCAGTAACACCGGTAACTGCGAGCGGTTCGGTACAAGTAAGCTACATTTACGATGCTATACCAGAACCGGCAACCCTTGTAATACTCGCATTGGGAGCGTTGATACCAATGAAGAAAAGATTCAGAAAAGCCTAA
- a CDS encoding PEP-CTERM sorting domain-containing protein, translating into MKKAVLLTCVSLLIAVVPAFGLTTIPQVFTFGSSATYWTNPLVVNQFDNSLGTLTSVRISIDGDMSALLTIVNNSKKSKSSTGNANAEVEIELTGPSGLTQTLNLTNNDGIDYMLGAGNSLVSSTPLTGSGNAIATWDTVAILAAFTGSGTVNLTLDASGATNLYNTGGSTYISEDSTIAAGSNVSIAYTYHVPEPATIGLLGIGALAFLRRKK; encoded by the coding sequence ATGAAAAAGGCGGTATTACTGACGTGTGTATCACTTCTCATCGCAGTTGTGCCGGCGTTCGGCTTAACAACTATTCCACAGGTATTCACCTTTGGCTCTTCTGCTACGTACTGGACAAATCCTCTGGTTGTAAATCAATTCGATAATTCTTTGGGAACATTGACCAGCGTTCGGATTTCTATCGACGGCGATATGAGCGCACTGCTGACCATCGTCAACAACTCAAAAAAGAGTAAATCCTCTACCGGCAACGCAAACGCCGAAGTGGAAATCGAACTTACAGGGCCGAGCGGATTGACACAAACATTGAATCTCACAAACAATGACGGCATTGATTATATGCTTGGCGCAGGAAATTCCCTTGTTTCTTCTACTCCTCTGACAGGCAGCGGAAATGCTATCGCAACCTGGGACACTGTTGCGATTCTTGCAGCGTTTACAGGCAGCGGCACTGTTAATTTGACTCTCGACGCATCAGGCGCAACTAATCTGTACAACACAGGCGGTTCGACTTACATCAGTGAAGATTCGACTATAGCCGCTGGTTCGAACGTATCAATTGCATATACTTACCATGTTCCCGAACCGGCCACCATTGGTTTGTTGGGTATTGGCGCTTTGGCATTTCTTCGAAGAAAAAAATAA
- the rpe gene encoding ribulose-phosphate 3-epimerase has product MANKKLPKTGTIEIAPSILSADFSRLGDEIAQVEKTSITMLHLDVMDGHFVPNITIGPVVISKIRKCSNLFFDSHLMISEPGKYADAFIKAGVDNITFHIEVVPNPTDFIKKLHDAGVCASLCLNPETPVSAIEKYAPLADMILVMTVHPGFGGQSFIHEAAKKIKPIRQIVGPNIRIEVDGGIDAKTAPIVTQLGADTLVAGNAIFGQSDRTAAINAITNAITKK; this is encoded by the coding sequence ATGGCAAATAAAAAATTACCAAAAACCGGAACGATTGAAATAGCACCATCAATTTTGAGCGCAGACTTTTCACGTCTTGGCGATGAAATCGCACAGGTCGAAAAGACCAGCATAACAATGCTGCATCTTGACGTAATGGACGGTCATTTCGTGCCGAATATTACGATTGGCCCTGTTGTCATTTCAAAAATCCGCAAATGCTCGAATCTTTTCTTTGACAGTCATCTGATGATTAGCGAACCGGGAAAATACGCCGATGCGTTTATAAAAGCAGGCGTAGATAATATCACGTTTCATATTGAGGTTGTTCCGAATCCAACGGACTTCATAAAGAAACTGCACGATGCCGGTGTTTGCGCAAGCCTTTGTTTGAATCCTGAAACACCGGTTTCGGCGATAGAAAAATACGCGCCGCTGGCGGATATGATTTTAGTAATGACGGTTCACCCCGGCTTTGGCGGCCAGAGTTTCATTCACGAAGCCGCGAAGAAAATCAAACCGATTCGACAGATTGTCGGCCCGAATATTAGAATCGAAGTCGATGGCGGAATAGATGCGAAGACCGCACCGATAGTTACACAGTTAGGTGCTGATACACTTGTCGCCGGCAACGCTATTTTTGGTCAATCTGACCGCACTGCCGCGATTAATGCTATAACCAACGCTATTACAAAAAAATGA